From a region of the Malania oleifera isolate guangnan ecotype guangnan chromosome 12, ASM2987363v1, whole genome shotgun sequence genome:
- the LOC131143700 gene encoding U-box domain-containing protein 7, giving the protein MSPHLASSMSDSSSSSWFFTYANNLKFFSLVRRFLHKKAAGKRCGPSDRIGKPRTIKFETEKPGGGEMGRGSDREDGTAMQRSVKRLHFGSNWEEKETAAEEIKRFAREDVKKRKLLAELGVIPALVAMVDSEVLSRRRLAVQALIELANGSFTNKAVMVEAGILSKLPHDATAGDETINCEFARLLLSLSSLPNAQFPLPTSQILPFLLDILHSTVSTSTTFETKDACLGTLFNLSTTLPNAELLVSSGAVPTLLMLSPAKEASEKALATLGNLAVTIIGKKAMENSDMVPERLIEIMTWEEKPKCQELSAYILMILAHRSSAQRKKMAESGIVPVLLEVALLGSPLAQKRALKLLQWFKDERQIRIGAHSGPQTGRVVAIGSPLSQKDTLEEKKVMKNMVKQSLYKNLEVITRRANGARDCSKFKSLDISSSSKSLPY; this is encoded by the exons ATGTCTCCACACCTAGCATCAAGCATGTCcgattcttcttcttcctcttggtTCTTCACCTACGCGAATAATCTCAAATTCTTCTCTCTGGTCAGGCGGTTCCTGCACAAGAAGGCCGCCGGCAAGCGCTGCGGGCCGTCCGATCGAATCGGCAAACCAAGGACGATCAAATTTGAAACGGAGAAACCCGGGGGAGGAGAGATGGGGAGAGGGAGTGATCGAGAAGATGGGACTGCGATGCAGAGGTCGGTGAAGAGGCTTCACTTCGGAAGTAATTGGGAAGAGAAGGAGACGGCGGCGGAGGAGATAAAGCGATTCGCCAGAGAAGACGTGAAGAAGAGGAAATTGCTGGCGGAGCTGGGCGTTATTCCGGCTTTGGTAGCGATGGTGGATTCGGAGGTGCTTTCTCGCCGGCGACTGGCGGTCCAGGCGCTCATCGAGCTCGCTAATGGCTCTTTCAC GAACAAGGCTGTTATGGTGGAAGCAGGAATCCTATCAAAACTGCCACACGACGCTACCGCTGGCGACGAAACGATCAATTGCGAATTCGCACGGCTCCTCCTCTCTCTATCTTCTCTGCCCAATGCCCAATTCCCTCTCCCTACATCCCAAATCCTCCCATTCCTCCTGGACATCCTCCACTCCACAGTCTCCACCTCCACCACCTTCGAAACCAAAGATGCATGCTTAGGCACCCTCTTCAATCTCTCCACCACGTTGCCTAATGCAGAGCTTTTGGTCTCCAGTGGCGCAGTACCCACTCTCCTAATGCTCTCCCCCGCAAAAGAAGCCTCAGAGAAAGCCCTCGCAACATTAGGGAACTTGGCGGTGACCATAATCGGGAAGAAGGCTATGGAAAATAGTGATATGGTTCCAGAGAGGTTGATAGAGATTATGACATGGGAGGAGAAACCCAAGTGCCAGGAACTATCTGCTTATATCTTGATGATTCTTGCTCACCGGAGCTCTGCACAGAGGAAGAAAATGGCAGAGTCCGGGATAGTCCCTGTCTTGCTTGAGGTGGCCCTTTTAGGGAGCCCTCTGGCCCAAAAGAGGGCACTAAAGTTGCTGCAATGGTTTAAAGATGAAAGGCAAATAAGGATCGGGGCACATTCGGGGCCACAGACGGGAAGAGTTGTTGCAATTGGGTCACCTTTAAGTCAGAAGGATACCCTCGAAGAGAAGAAGGTAATGAAGAATATGGTTAAACAGAGTCTTTATAAGAATTTGGAAGTGATCACTCGAAGAGCCAATGGTGCTAGGGATTGTTCTAAGTTTAAGAGCTTGGATATCAGttcaagctctaagagcttgcctTACTAG